The genomic region CCCTCGCCGTCGGTCACGAGGAAGTCCACGGTGCGGAAGTGCATGAGGTCGACGCGGGGGAACCGCGGCTCGGTGAGGGCACCCTCCGTGAGGGTGAACCAGACGCGCGAAGGGTCGTCGGCGGCGTGGTCCGCGACGGTTCCGAGGCCGTACTTCTCGCCGGTCGTCCAGAAGGGCGCGAGCTCGACCGGGTCGAGTTCCGGCGTCGCGGTCGCGGTTCCAGTCCCCGAATCGGCCCCCGTGCCTGTCCCGCCACTGGCCGTCGTTCCCGCACTGTCGCTCTGTCCGTTGCATCCGGCGAGACCGACCGTCGCGGCACTTCCGAGGCTCCCGAGCAGCGCACGTCGCGTCGGCCGTCTCCGGTCTGCGGGGCTTTCGTCACTCATTGTCGTGGTATCTGGTGGCGTGGAGAGCAAAAGTGCTACGAAATTATGCATCACAGTTTTCGCTGAGAGGGCAAGAACTATACTGTGGGAAAACGACTCATGCCAATAATGGCTACAGTCACGCTGGATAACCTACGAAAGGAGTTCGACAACGGGCGCATCGTCGCCGTCGACGACGTCTCGATAGATGTCGCGGATGGCGAGTTCGTCACCGTCGTCGGCCCGTCGGGGTGCGGTAAGTCCACGACGCTTCGGATGCTCGCGGGCCTCGAATCGCCCACCTCGGGTCGCATCACGATCGGTGGCGAGGACGTTACGGACGTCCACGCGCGCCGTCGCGACGTGGCGATGGTGTTCCAGAACTACGCGCTCTACCCGCACAAGACCGTGTCCCAGAACATGGGCTTCGGCCTGCGCATGAGCACCGACCTCTCGAAAGAGGAACGTCAGCAGCGCGTGCTCGAGACGGCCGAGATGATGGGCATCGAGGACCTGCTCGACGACAAGCCGGACGAGCTCTCCGGCGGGCAGAAACAGCGCGTCGCGCTGGGCCGCGCCATCGTCCGCGAACCCGACGTGTTCCTCTTCGACGAACCGCTGTCGAACCTGGACGCGAAGCTCCGGACCTCGATGCGGACCGAGATCCAGCGCCTCCAGGCCGACCTCGACACGACCGCCATCTACGTCACCCACGACCAGGAGGAGGCGATGACGATGGGTGACCGCATCGTCATCCTGAAAGACGGTGAACTCCAGCAGGTGGGCAAGCCCAAGGAGGTGTACAACAACCCGGCGAACGAGTTCGTCGGCGGCTTCGTCGGCTCCCCGAGCATGAACTTCTTCGACGTCGAGATCGACGACACCGGTGGCAGCATCAGTCTCAAGGGCCCGGATGGCTTCGACTTCCAGCTCGCCGAGTCCGAGGCGGCACGCCTGCGCGACGCGGACACCGGCGACGAGGTCCGCCTCGGTATCCGCCCGGAGGACGTCTTCGTCACCGAGGGCGGCCCGAACGCCCAGACGACCACGCTCGACGTGCTCGAACCCATCGGGAGCGACAACTACCTCTACCTCGACATCGGGGACGACTTCATCGCCCGCGTCGACTCCGACATCGAGCCCGAACCCGGCGAGCAGATACAGGTCACCTTCGACTCCAGCGACGTCCACCTCTTCGACATCGAGACCGGTGAGTCGCTGTTCCTGCAGTCGGCCGAGGAGCGCGCCGTCACCGCCTGAGCCCGGTCGAACTCTCTCGATTTTCTCCGCCTCTTTCCGCCCACCGTTTCCGGTCGAGACGCATCGCTGGCCAGTCGAGGGGCCCGCGAGAGACACCGCCGAGAAAACAGTCGTCGGTCGTGGCCGCTACTGGTCCGCGACGGCCCGACGCGGCTCCAGGATGTCGTACTCGTCCATGAGTGCGACCGTCGCCAGCCGGAGCGCGTGCGGCCAGCCCAGCGGGGTCGCGCTGTCGGGCGTCCCATCGTCGAACACCTGCTCGGGGAGGTAGCCGGTGTCCATGCACAGCGGGCCGCCGGGGAGGACGAGGTCGAGGAGGTCGCGGGCAAGCGCGGCGAACTGGTCGGCGCGGTCGTCGTCGTGGTCCGCCAGCAGCGCCGCGAGACTGGCGGCGGCGTGTGCGCCCCACGCGGTCGAGACGGACCAGATCTTCTCGTCGTGTTGGTCGCGCTTTCGCCAGCCGTCGCCCTCGTACCGGATGAGTCCCTTCACGCCCTCGCTCGGCTCGCGCCAGAGGGCCTCGGTGATGGTCTCGACGTGGGAGACGAGGCGGTCGAGGCGCTCGTCGTCGACCGGTTCGAGCCGGTCGTAGGTGCGGTGTGCGGCGACGACTGCCAGCGTCGCGGAGTCACAGCGTCCGTCGAGGACGGCACCCTCCTCGTCGTCGGTGTACTCGCGGAGCGCGTAGATGCCCTTCTCCGGGACCCACAGGTCGTCCATGGCCTCGTACACCTCGTGGGCGCGGGCTGTCGCGTGGTCGGCGACCTCGTCACCGGCGGTCTCCGTGGTCGCCAGCGTCGCGTAGGCTTCGAGGAACGTCGCGGCGGTGTGGGTGAACCGGCCGGTCATGTCCTCCCAGGCGTTCTGGCAGATCTCCGGGCGACCGTCGTCTTCGAGGGTCTCGTCGAGGCTCTCGAGGGCGGTCTCGAGCGTCTCGGTCACGTCGGGTGCGTTCCCGTCGTCCGCGGTCGCGTCGGCGTACGCGCCGAGGAACGCGATGACGCTCCCGGTCTGGTCGGCCTGGTAATCCACGTCGTCGCCGGCTTCGAGGCGGCCGTTCGCCCACCCGGGGGCGAGGCTGCCGTCGTGCGGCCAGACGCGGTGGGGCCACGAGCCGTCGTCGCGCTGGGTGTCGCGGTAGGCTGCCGCGCTCCGGTCGTGCCAGGCGTCGAGGTCGAGGTCGTACTCCTGGGCGGACTCCAGCAGGAACAGGGAGATCTCGGCGTCGTCGCGGAACCAGGTGTAACCGTAGCCACCGGAGTAGGCGTAGAACGGGTCGAAGTCGGGGCCGGCGATGCGCAGGCCGGTCCGGCCCGAGAGGAGGGAGAGGACACGGATGTCGGCGGCCATCGCCTCCGCGTAGGGGTGGTCCCCAGGGACGGACACGTCGACCTGTTCGGCGGCGGCGTCCTCGAGCGCCGCGGCAGAGGTATAGCTCGATGCGAGGTCGTCGAGCTGGTCGAGAGCGTCACCGCGGCCGACCTCGTCGCTGTCGGTCAGCAGCGTGGTCACCGTCGCGGCTCCGTCTTCGACCGGGAGGAAGGCGACGAGGTTGCCGCTCAGACGGGCTTCCTCGTAGCGACCGTTGCTGATGGGCCGGGGGAGGTCGACGGGCTCGTCGTCGAGTATCTCGCCGTACTTCGCGGCGACCTGCCCCTGTATCTCGGAGAAGCCGGTCGTGCTCCCGACGAAGTCGTGTTCGTCGGTGTGGAACACCTCGATGGCGTCGTCGTGGTGGAGCTGGCCGATGCGGGTGTCCTGGGAGTCGGGGGCGAAGCCGACGAAGGCGACGACCTCGACGGACGCCGGTTCGAGGTTATCGCAGTCGAAGTGGGTGACGTGTGCGTCCCCCAGCGTCAGGTCGAACTGCGTGACGGTTCCGAGGTGGGTGTCGTGTTCGGTGACGACCAGGCCGGTGTCGTCGGAGTACTCCTGCGAGGCGGTCTGGCAGTGGTCGAACCACACGATGTCGCCGTCGACGCGGAGCCCGAACCGCGAGCGCTCCAGTCCGTTGAGACCGGTGAGAGGATAGCCGTAGTCAGAGAGAGACCCGTCAGGATCGACGTGGACGAGGCGACCGTCGCGCCCCGAGAAGTGGCCGGTCGTCGACCGGCACTCGCCCGGGAACGCCGTCGCATCGTGCCTGTGATGTTTGTAGTCGTTGAGTGCGTCCCGTAATTGCATTACATGGGGCAAGGACCCCCCGCATAA from Haloarchaeobius sp. HME9146 harbors:
- a CDS encoding ABC transporter ATP-binding protein, giving the protein MATVTLDNLRKEFDNGRIVAVDDVSIDVADGEFVTVVGPSGCGKSTTLRMLAGLESPTSGRITIGGEDVTDVHARRRDVAMVFQNYALYPHKTVSQNMGFGLRMSTDLSKEERQQRVLETAEMMGIEDLLDDKPDELSGGQKQRVALGRAIVREPDVFLFDEPLSNLDAKLRTSMRTEIQRLQADLDTTAIYVTHDQEEAMTMGDRIVILKDGELQQVGKPKEVYNNPANEFVGGFVGSPSMNFFDVEIDDTGGSISLKGPDGFDFQLAESEAARLRDADTGDEVRLGIRPEDVFVTEGGPNAQTTTLDVLEPIGSDNYLYLDIGDDFIARVDSDIEPEPGEQIQVTFDSSDVHLFDIETGESLFLQSAEERAVTA
- a CDS encoding glucan 1,4-alpha-glucosidase, yielding MQLRDALNDYKHHRHDATAFPGECRSTTGHFSGRDGRLVHVDPDGSLSDYGYPLTGLNGLERSRFGLRVDGDIVWFDHCQTASQEYSDDTGLVVTEHDTHLGTVTQFDLTLGDAHVTHFDCDNLEPASVEVVAFVGFAPDSQDTRIGQLHHDDAIEVFHTDEHDFVGSTTGFSEIQGQVAAKYGEILDDEPVDLPRPISNGRYEEARLSGNLVAFLPVEDGAATVTTLLTDSDEVGRGDALDQLDDLASSYTSAAALEDAAAEQVDVSVPGDHPYAEAMAADIRVLSLLSGRTGLRIAGPDFDPFYAYSGGYGYTWFRDDAEISLFLLESAQEYDLDLDAWHDRSAAAYRDTQRDDGSWPHRVWPHDGSLAPGWANGRLEAGDDVDYQADQTGSVIAFLGAYADATADDGNAPDVTETLETALESLDETLEDDGRPEICQNAWEDMTGRFTHTAATFLEAYATLATTETAGDEVADHATARAHEVYEAMDDLWVPEKGIYALREYTDDEEGAVLDGRCDSATLAVVAAHRTYDRLEPVDDERLDRLVSHVETITEALWREPSEGVKGLIRYEGDGWRKRDQHDEKIWSVSTAWGAHAAASLAALLADHDDDRADQFAALARDLLDLVLPGGPLCMDTGYLPEQVFDDGTPDSATPLGWPHALRLATVALMDEYDILEPRRAVADQ